One window of the Desertifilum tharense IPPAS B-1220 genome contains the following:
- a CDS encoding DNA-directed RNA polymerase subunit gamma: MRNQLEQRFDYVKIGIASPERIRQWGERTLPNGTVVGEVTKPETINYRTLKPEMDGLFCERIFGPAKDWECHCGKYKRVRHRGIVCERCGVEVTESRVRRHRMGYIKLAAPVTHVWYLKGIPSYMSILLDMPLRDVEQIVYFNAYVVLNPGNVSDLSYKQLLNEDQWMEIEDQLYSEDSQMEGVEVGIGAEALERLLADINLEEEAEKLREEIGTAKGQKRAKLIKRLRVIDNFVATGAKPEWMVLNVLPVIPPDLRPMVQLDGGRFATSDLNDLYRRVINRNNRLARLQEILAPEIIVRNEKRMLQEAVDALIDNGRRGRTVVGANNRPLKSLSDIIEGKQGRFRQNLLGKRVDYSGRSVIVVGPKLKIHQCGLPREMAIELFQPFVIHRLIRQGLVNNIKAAKKLIQRGDSSVWDVLEEVIEGHPVMLNRAPTLHRLGIQAFEPILVEGRAIQLHPLVCPAFNADFDGDQMAVHVPLSLEAQAEARLLMLASNNILSPATGRPIVMPSQDMVLGCYYLTAENQKAERGINRYFASLDDAIVAYEQQQVDLHAYIWVRFDGQVESDEADLNPLQTEELGDGTVTKIYKYRRRREDAEGNLISQYIRTTPGRIIFNKTIQDALA, encoded by the coding sequence ATGAGAAATCAGCTAGAACAGCGTTTCGACTATGTAAAAATTGGTATTGCCTCTCCGGAGCGAATTCGGCAGTGGGGAGAAAGAACCCTTCCCAACGGTACGGTTGTGGGAGAAGTGACTAAACCGGAAACCATTAACTACCGGACTTTAAAGCCGGAAATGGACGGTTTATTTTGCGAACGCATCTTTGGCCCGGCGAAAGATTGGGAATGCCATTGCGGCAAGTATAAGCGGGTCAGACACCGAGGAATTGTCTGCGAACGCTGCGGCGTTGAAGTCACTGAATCGCGGGTGCGGCGTCACCGCATGGGCTATATTAAGCTGGCCGCACCTGTCACCCATGTTTGGTACCTCAAAGGCATTCCAAGTTATATGTCGATTCTGCTAGATATGCCCCTGCGGGATGTCGAGCAAATCGTATACTTTAACGCCTATGTGGTCTTGAATCCGGGCAATGTCTCGGATCTAAGCTACAAGCAACTGCTCAACGAAGACCAATGGATGGAAATTGAGGATCAGCTTTATAGCGAAGATTCTCAAATGGAAGGGGTCGAAGTTGGCATTGGTGCTGAAGCGTTAGAACGCCTGCTGGCCGATATTAATTTAGAGGAAGAAGCAGAAAAGCTACGCGAAGAAATCGGCACGGCAAAAGGACAGAAACGCGCCAAGTTGATCAAACGCTTGCGCGTAATCGACAACTTTGTGGCCACAGGTGCGAAACCGGAATGGATGGTGCTGAATGTTCTGCCCGTCATTCCCCCCGACTTGCGCCCAATGGTACAGCTTGATGGCGGTCGGTTTGCCACTAGCGACTTAAATGACCTCTACCGTCGCGTTATTAACCGGAATAATCGTCTGGCCCGACTTCAGGAAATTCTCGCCCCCGAAATTATCGTCCGCAACGAAAAGCGGATGCTGCAAGAAGCCGTTGATGCTTTGATTGATAACGGTCGTCGGGGCCGAACTGTGGTGGGGGCAAACAACCGCCCGCTGAAGTCGCTCTCCGATATTATCGAAGGGAAGCAAGGTCGTTTCCGGCAAAACCTGCTCGGAAAACGGGTAGACTACTCCGGTCGTTCAGTAATTGTCGTGGGGCCAAAGCTGAAAATTCATCAGTGCGGTTTGCCTCGCGAAATGGCGATTGAACTGTTTCAGCCGTTTGTGATTCATCGCTTAATCCGTCAAGGATTGGTCAATAATATCAAGGCCGCCAAGAAGTTAATTCAACGGGGCGATTCGAGCGTCTGGGATGTTCTAGAAGAGGTCATTGAAGGACACCCCGTGATGCTGAACCGCGCGCCGACGCTTCACCGTTTGGGGATTCAAGCGTTTGAACCCATTCTGGTAGAAGGCCGTGCGATTCAATTGCATCCCCTAGTTTGTCCGGCATTTAACGCGGACTTCGACGGCGACCAAATGGCGGTTCACGTTCCCTTATCGCTAGAAGCCCAGGCCGAAGCGAGATTGCTGATGTTGGCCTCGAATAATATTCTGTCTCCGGCAACCGGGCGACCGATTGTTATGCCAAGCCAAGATATGGTTTTGGGCTGTTATTACTTGACCGCAGAAAACCAGAAGGCAGAAAGAGGGATTAATCGCTATTTTGCCTCGCTAGATGATGCGATCGTGGCTTACGAACAGCAACAAGTGGATTTACACGCCTATATCTGGGTGCGCTTTGATGGTCAGGTTGAATCGGATGAGGCGGATTTGAACCCTTTACAAACCGAAGAGTTAGGCGATGGGACGGTGACAAAAATCTATAAATACCGTCGCCGTCGCGAAGATGCAGAGGGAAATTTAATTTCTCAGTATATTCGGACAACGCCTGGACGGATTATTTTCAACAAGACGATTCAAGACGCCCTTGCCTAA
- a CDS encoding DNA-directed RNA polymerase subunit beta', which translates to MTDKLIFRNRVVDKGQLKKLIAWAFTHYGTARTAQMADDLKELGFHYATRAGVSISVDDLQVPPSKRQLLEAAEAQIRTTEARYTRGEITEVERFQRVIDTWNSTSEALKDEVVRYFRATDPLNSVYMMAFSGARGNISQVRQLVGMRGLMADPQGEIIDLPIKTNFREGLTVTEYIISSYGARKGLVDTALRTADSGYLTRRLVDVSQDVIIREIDCGTTRGIPVQPMRDGDRVLIPLKDRLLGRVLAEDAIDPRTGEVLSAEIDGVTVVARRNQDICDELAIAIGQAGIEQVMVRSPLTCEAARSVCQHCYGWSLAHAKMVDLGEAVGIIAAQSIGEPGTQLTMRTFHTGGVFAGAARQILAPCNGTIRFEKLKTRKVRNVRGEEELFVDSAGAKLILMVSESSGTATTKGASDPADGKLSTVNRHEIPIPMGATLLVKDGSEVTAGQLLVNVPSSSRNVQRSTEKATKDVATDLAGEVQFADILPEEKRDRQGNTTRIARGGGLIWILSGEVYNLPPGAEPVVKNGSKVETNSVIAETNIRTEHGGIVRLLGEPEPGKSGREIEIITASVLLDQARVEVSSTQGKEQYIIVSSDNQRFSLKATPGTKVTNNQVVAELIDDTYRTSTGGIIKYAGVEAKRGKAKQGYEVTQGGTLLWIPEESHEVNKDISLLMVEDGQFVEAGTEVVKDIFCQSSGVVEVTQKNDILREIVIKPGDLHMIEPGDQNIPKEESIIHPGEEVLSGITFNELRYVESVETPEGPAILFRPVTEFHVPDEPSVPSQESSQDNGGLIRLRSVQRLSYKDGERVKSVEGLELLRTQLVLELDKTALNETGEGETERAVPATTKESRSSIDLAADIELIPDPDDPDSRRLQLVILESLIIRRDVAADPTQGSTNTRLLVSDGEQIDPGAVVARTEILCKEAGEVRGIKEGGEAVRRVLIVRSADLITIDTQGNKPTANKGDLLVAGLNEVAPGVSLSESGLVVKVEDNQVTLRIARPYRVSPGAILHIDDGDLVQRGDNLVLLVFERAKTGDIIQGLPRIEELLEARKPKEACVLAERPGVAQVIYSEDESVSVKVMEEDGTLTDYPLTPGQNAILLDGSQVAAAQPLSDGPANPHQILEVFFRLHHSMGQSDHEAALAGLQQVQTFLVNEVQSVYQSQGIDISDKHIEVIVRQMTSKARVDDGGDTTMLPGELVELYQVQQVNEAMAITGGAPASYEPVLLGITKASLNTDSFISAASFQETTRVLTEAAIEGKSDWLRGLKENVIIGRLIPAGTGFNAYEEPAPTLDDMGGDYPGFNEYEDDLKDVVLDDRTARSYRLDGGFDNFARGPVNEGESFGRGRRGDSFLDDDDLMIDDGVDEDDLE; encoded by the coding sequence ATGACAGATAAACTGATTTTTCGGAATCGGGTCGTTGATAAAGGTCAACTGAAGAAGCTAATCGCCTGGGCTTTTACCCATTATGGAACGGCACGGACTGCCCAAATGGCAGACGACCTCAAAGAGTTGGGTTTCCACTATGCAACGAGAGCCGGCGTTTCGATTAGCGTTGATGACTTGCAGGTGCCGCCGTCTAAACGGCAGTTGCTAGAAGCGGCTGAAGCTCAAATTCGGACAACAGAAGCGCGGTATACGCGAGGCGAAATTACTGAGGTTGAGCGGTTCCAACGGGTTATTGATACTTGGAATAGTACCAGCGAAGCGCTCAAAGATGAAGTGGTGCGCTATTTCCGGGCAACCGATCCGCTGAACTCTGTGTACATGATGGCATTTTCTGGGGCGCGAGGCAATATTTCCCAGGTGCGGCAGTTGGTGGGGATGCGCGGCTTGATGGCTGACCCTCAAGGGGAAATTATTGACTTACCGATTAAGACGAATTTCCGGGAAGGGCTAACCGTTACGGAGTATATTATTTCTTCTTACGGGGCCCGCAAGGGGTTGGTCGATACGGCGCTGAGAACGGCGGATTCGGGTTACTTGACGCGGCGTTTGGTGGATGTTTCCCAGGATGTGATTATTCGGGAAATTGACTGCGGGACAACGCGCGGAATTCCGGTACAGCCGATGCGCGATGGCGATCGCGTTTTGATTCCCCTCAAAGACCGCCTGTTAGGTCGCGTTTTAGCTGAAGATGCCATCGATCCGCGCACGGGCGAAGTTTTGAGCGCTGAGATTGATGGAGTGACAGTCGTTGCCAGACGCAATCAAGATATTTGCGATGAGTTGGCGATCGCGATTGGTCAAGCGGGGATTGAGCAAGTGATGGTGCGATCGCCCCTGACTTGCGAAGCCGCGCGTTCGGTCTGCCAGCACTGCTATGGCTGGAGTTTGGCTCACGCCAAGATGGTTGATTTAGGCGAAGCCGTCGGCATTATCGCCGCTCAATCGATTGGCGAACCCGGTACCCAGCTCACCATGCGGACGTTCCACACGGGAGGCGTTTTCGCCGGGGCCGCGCGGCAAATCCTCGCCCCCTGTAATGGCACCATTCGCTTTGAAAAACTGAAAACTCGCAAAGTCCGCAACGTGCGCGGCGAGGAAGAATTATTTGTCGATTCGGCAGGGGCCAAGCTGATCTTGATGGTGAGCGAATCCTCTGGAACCGCTACCACTAAAGGCGCAAGCGATCCCGCCGACGGCAAACTCTCCACCGTGAACCGCCACGAAATTCCCATCCCAATGGGGGCAACCCTGCTCGTCAAAGATGGTAGCGAAGTCACCGCCGGTCAATTGCTCGTCAACGTGCCGTCCTCTAGCCGGAACGTACAGCGGAGTACCGAAAAAGCGACGAAAGACGTGGCCACAGACTTGGCTGGAGAAGTCCAATTTGCGGATATTCTGCCAGAAGAAAAACGCGATCGCCAAGGCAACACCACCCGGATTGCACGCGGCGGCGGCTTGATCTGGATTCTCTCTGGGGAAGTCTACAACCTGCCCCCAGGAGCCGAACCCGTCGTTAAAAACGGCTCAAAAGTAGAAACCAACTCCGTTATAGCTGAGACCAACATCCGTACCGAACACGGTGGGATTGTCCGTCTGTTAGGAGAACCCGAACCCGGTAAGAGCGGCCGCGAAATCGAAATTATCACCGCTAGCGTTCTGCTCGATCAAGCCCGCGTTGAAGTTAGCTCCACCCAAGGCAAAGAGCAATACATTATTGTCTCCTCTGACAATCAGCGCTTCTCCTTAAAAGCCACTCCCGGCACCAAAGTCACCAACAACCAAGTGGTGGCGGAACTGATTGACGATACCTACCGCACCAGCACGGGCGGCATCATCAAATATGCCGGAGTAGAAGCCAAACGCGGCAAAGCCAAACAGGGTTATGAAGTTACCCAAGGCGGTACCCTGCTGTGGATTCCCGAAGAAAGCCACGAAGTTAACAAGGACATCTCCTTGTTGATGGTAGAAGACGGGCAATTTGTCGAAGCCGGAACCGAAGTGGTGAAAGACATCTTCTGCCAAAGCAGCGGCGTTGTTGAAGTAACCCAGAAAAACGATATTCTTCGGGAAATCGTGATCAAACCGGGCGACCTGCACATGATCGAACCGGGCGATCAAAACATTCCCAAGGAAGAAAGCATCATTCATCCAGGTGAAGAAGTCCTCAGCGGCATTACCTTCAACGAACTGCGCTACGTGGAATCGGTCGAAACCCCAGAAGGCCCGGCCATCCTCTTCCGACCCGTCACGGAGTTCCACGTTCCCGACGAACCGAGCGTTCCTTCTCAAGAATCGTCTCAAGACAACGGCGGTTTAATTCGCCTGCGATCCGTTCAGCGCCTCTCTTATAAAGATGGCGAGCGCGTCAAATCCGTAGAAGGGTTAGAACTCCTACGGACGCAACTGGTTCTAGAACTCGATAAAACGGCTTTAAACGAAACCGGAGAAGGAGAGACAGAACGGGCGGTTCCAGCAACCACCAAAGAGTCTCGCTCCTCCATCGACTTAGCCGCAGACATTGAACTGATTCCCGATCCAGACGATCCGGACAGCCGTCGCTTGCAGTTGGTGATTTTAGAATCGCTGATTATTCGTCGCGATGTCGCTGCTGACCCCACCCAAGGCAGCACCAACACCCGCCTGCTGGTCAGCGATGGCGAACAAATCGATCCGGGTGCTGTGGTTGCTCGTACCGAAATCCTGTGTAAGGAAGCGGGCGAAGTGCGCGGGATTAAAGAAGGGGGCGAAGCCGTTCGTCGGGTTCTGATCGTTCGCAGCGCCGATTTGATTACCATTGACACCCAAGGCAACAAACCGACGGCCAACAAGGGCGACCTATTAGTCGCTGGCTTAAATGAAGTGGCACCAGGCGTTAGCCTATCGGAATCCGGTCTAGTGGTGAAGGTTGAAGACAACCAAGTGACGCTGCGGATTGCACGTCCTTACCGCGTGTCGCCTGGAGCCATCCTACATATTGATGATGGCGACTTGGTACAGCGGGGCGATAACCTGGTGTTGCTGGTGTTTGAACGGGCGAAAACCGGGGACATCATCCAAGGTTTGCCTCGGATTGAAGAACTGCTAGAAGCTCGCAAACCCAAGGAAGCTTGCGTTTTGGCAGAGCGTCCGGGGGTTGCTCAAGTCATCTACAGCGAAGACGAAAGCGTCTCGGTGAAGGTGATGGAAGAAGACGGGACGCTGACCGATTATCCGCTAACACCGGGACAAAATGCGATCTTGCTCGATGGGTCGCAAGTGGCGGCGGCACAACCGCTATCGGATGGCCCAGCAAACCCGCACCAAATTCTGGAAGTCTTCTTCCGCCTGCATCACTCAATGGGCCAAAGCGACCATGAGGCAGCCTTAGCCGGGTTGCAACAGGTGCAAACCTTCTTGGTTAACGAGGTGCAATCGGTTTATCAATCGCAAGGGATTGATATTTCCGATAAACACATTGAGGTGATTGTCCGCCAGATGACTTCTAAGGCGCGGGTGGATGATGGGGGCGATACCACGATGCTTCCGGGCGAACTAGTGGAACTCTACCAGGTTCAGCAGGTGAATGAAGCAATGGCGATTACTGGAGGTGCGCCTGCCAGTTACGAACCCGTGCTGTTAGGGATTACGAAGGCGTCCTTGAATACGGATAGCTTTATCTCGGCGGCGAGTTTCCAAGAAACAACGCGGGTACTGACGGAAGCGGCAATTGAAGGTAAGTCGGATTGGTTGCGCGGTCTGAAGGAAAACGTGATCATCGGACGCTTGATTCCTGCGGGAACGGGCTTCAATGCTTACGAAGAACCGGCTCCAACGCTGGATGATATGGGTGGGGATTATCCCGGCTTTAATGAGTATGAGGACGATCTCAAGGATGTAGTGCTTGACGATCGCACCGCTCGTTCCTATCGTCTAGATGGCGGTTTCGATAACTTCGCACGCGGCCCGGTTAATGAGGGTGAATCCTTTGGTCGCGGTCGTCGGGGCGATTCGTTCTTGGATGATGATGACCTGATGATTGATGATGGTGTCGATGAGGATGATTTAGAATAA
- a CDS encoding type II toxin-antitoxin system HicB family antitoxin: MKDYHINIFYSEDDEGYIADIPDLRFCSAFGETPIQALQELEIAKQIWLETARSQGKPIPQPTYRPVIAKC, encoded by the coding sequence ATGAAGGATTACCACATCAATATTTTCTACAGCGAAGATGATGAAGGATACATCGCCGATATCCCCGATTTGCGATTTTGTTCTGCCTTTGGTGAAACCCCTATTCAAGCTCTCCAAGAATTAGAAATCGCCAAACAGATATGGCTAGAAACAGCGCGATCGCAAGGTAAACCGATTCCTCAACCCACCTATCGACCTGTTATAGCAAAGTGCTGA
- the gcvPA gene encoding aminomethyl-transferring glycine dehydrogenase subunit GcvPA → MARYSPHTAESRQQLLQEIGVESIGDLLKVIPQGLQEVEFDLPEGKSELEVRQLLQTLADRNRHLDSASAFLGAGCYRHFIPAAVWALVSRGEFLTSYTPYQPEAAQGTLQTIFEFQTGIARLTGLPVANASLYDGASATAEAVLMALRLQKKRSHLLIAGSLHPEYQELLDTYLKGLEVTTAPLPLETSGKLDLEVLKAQLTSECAAVVVQCPNFYGIIEDLGAIAPIVHEAGALLIVVVTDPTAYALLKTPGDGGADIVAGEAHCLGTPPSFGGPHLGILATKSEFIRQVPGRLVSITQDARGQQVYTLTLQTREQHIRREKATSNVCTNQSLMAAAASVYMALLGPDGLRQIATSSVQLAHQAQSEIAKLPGYKLLYNAPFFHEFVIQCPISAQEVVNRGVAQGIYPGVPLSRWEKDRDRDLLICVTEMNTTSQIQQLVEFLASIA, encoded by the coding sequence GTGGCCCGCTATAGTCCGCATACTGCTGAAAGTCGCCAGCAACTTCTTCAAGAAATTGGCGTTGAATCGATTGGCGATTTATTGAAAGTTATCCCCCAAGGGTTGCAAGAGGTTGAGTTTGACCTACCAGAGGGCAAATCTGAGTTAGAAGTGCGCCAACTGCTACAAACTCTAGCCGATCGCAATCGCCATTTGGATAGCGCTAGCGCCTTTTTAGGAGCAGGTTGCTATCGTCACTTTATTCCTGCCGCAGTTTGGGCGCTGGTGAGTCGGGGCGAATTCCTCACCAGTTACACGCCTTATCAGCCAGAAGCAGCACAAGGAACGCTTCAGACCATTTTTGAGTTTCAAACTGGAATTGCACGGTTAACGGGGCTACCTGTGGCGAATGCGTCGCTATATGATGGCGCGAGTGCCACGGCGGAGGCAGTGTTGATGGCCTTGCGCTTGCAGAAAAAGCGATCGCACCTGTTAATTGCGGGCAGCCTGCACCCAGAATATCAGGAGTTGCTGGACACTTATCTCAAAGGCTTGGAAGTGACAACCGCCCCGCTTCCCCTAGAAACTTCTGGAAAACTCGATCTGGAGGTTCTCAAGGCTCAACTCACCTCAGAATGTGCGGCTGTTGTGGTGCAATGTCCCAACTTCTACGGCATTATTGAGGATCTAGGAGCGATCGCGCCCATCGTTCACGAAGCCGGGGCTTTATTAATTGTCGTCGTCACCGATCCAACCGCCTATGCGCTGTTGAAAACGCCTGGAGACGGGGGCGCGGATATTGTTGCAGGTGAAGCCCATTGTTTGGGAACGCCTCCCTCCTTTGGGGGTCCCCATTTAGGGATTTTAGCGACTAAATCTGAGTTTATTCGCCAAGTACCAGGACGCCTAGTGAGTATTACTCAAGATGCGCGGGGACAACAGGTGTATACGCTAACCCTACAAACGCGCGAACAACACATTCGCCGAGAAAAAGCGACGAGCAATGTCTGTACCAACCAGTCTTTAATGGCTGCTGCTGCTTCAGTCTACATGGCGCTTTTAGGCCCTGATGGTTTGCGCCAAATTGCCACTAGCAGCGTCCAACTCGCCCATCAAGCCCAAAGCGAAATTGCTAAACTTCCGGGTTATAAACTCCTCTATAACGCGCCCTTTTTCCATGAGTTTGTGATTCAATGTCCCATCTCGGCTCAAGAAGTGGTTAACCGAGGGGTGGCGCAGGGAATTTACCCAGGCGTTCCTTTATCGCGTTGGGAGAAGGATCGCGATCGCGATCTCCTCATCTGCGTTACGGAAATGAATACTACCAGCCAAATTCAGCAGTTAGTTGAATTCCTCGCCAGTATCGCCTAA
- the gcvH gene encoding glycine cleavage system protein GcvH — MGLEYPDDLKYLDSHEYVRLDGEIATIGISAFAVDQLGDIVFLELPEVGDALEKGTSFGSIESVKAVEDMYAPISGTVVERNDALVEDPEQLADDPYGEGWLLKLRITDPDELDEAMAAADYRALVEGE, encoded by the coding sequence ATGGGTCTTGAATATCCTGATGACCTTAAGTATTTAGATAGCCACGAGTATGTCCGACTCGATGGCGAAATTGCCACCATTGGCATTAGTGCGTTTGCGGTGGATCAATTGGGCGATATTGTGTTTCTGGAATTGCCCGAAGTCGGCGACGCGCTGGAAAAAGGGACAAGCTTTGGCAGTATTGAGTCTGTGAAGGCGGTTGAAGATATGTATGCGCCGATTTCTGGAACGGTTGTAGAACGCAATGATGCTTTGGTTGAAGATCCAGAACAGTTGGCGGACGATCCTTATGGGGAAGGCTGGTTGCTAAAACTGCGAATCACCGATCCCGATGAACTTGATGAGGCGATGGCGGCGGCTGATTATCGCGCTTTGGTAGAAGGGGAATAG
- the gcvT gene encoding glycine cleavage system aminomethyltransferase GcvT: MTQLPEHIDSPPISQTPLYQLCLAQKARMTEFAGWEMPVQFSGITKEHEAVRTQAGMFDISHMGKFRFTGAQVVEQLQTLVPSDLSRLQPGQAQYTVLLNPEGGILDDIIYYHQGQDPNTGEQRGTMIVNAATRVRDKAWLVANLNPDLIVLEDVSKEQALIAIQGPQAERYFQPDVEANLSSLKRFEHLESTVFGQPAFIARTGYTGEDGFEVMLPPAAAIELWQKLSDAGVTPCGLGARDTLRLEAAMALYGQDIEQNVTPLEAGLGWLVHLDSKGDFMGRPILEQQKAEGIPTRLVGLQMQGRYIARHGYPVMLDGNMVGEVTSGTLSPTLGYPIALAYVPTHLAKVGQQLGVEIRGKVHSAEVVKKPFYKANTQ; this comes from the coding sequence GTGACTCAGTTGCCTGAGCATATCGACTCCCCCCCCATTTCTCAAACCCCCCTCTATCAACTTTGTCTCGCGCAAAAAGCCCGGATGACCGAATTTGCGGGTTGGGAAATGCCCGTGCAATTTAGCGGCATCACCAAAGAACACGAAGCGGTACGCACCCAGGCGGGGATGTTTGATATTTCCCACATGGGCAAGTTCCGCTTTACAGGTGCCCAAGTCGTTGAACAACTGCAAACGCTGGTTCCCTCAGATTTAAGCCGCCTGCAACCCGGACAAGCGCAATATACCGTTTTACTCAACCCCGAAGGCGGCATCCTAGACGACATCATCTACTACCATCAAGGGCAAGACCCCAACACGGGCGAACAGCGGGGAACGATGATTGTGAATGCAGCCACCCGCGTTCGCGATAAGGCATGGCTAGTGGCAAACCTCAATCCCGATTTAATTGTGCTTGAGGATGTTTCCAAAGAACAAGCCTTAATTGCCATTCAAGGACCCCAAGCCGAACGCTATTTTCAACCCGATGTTGAAGCTAACTTATCTTCCCTCAAGCGCTTCGAGCATCTAGAAAGTACCGTCTTTGGTCAACCCGCCTTTATTGCCCGCACGGGTTACACGGGCGAAGATGGATTTGAGGTCATGCTTCCACCCGCAGCCGCCATTGAACTGTGGCAAAAACTCAGCGATGCTGGCGTTACCCCTTGTGGTTTAGGGGCAAGAGATACCCTGCGTCTAGAAGCCGCAATGGCTTTATACGGACAGGATATCGAACAGAACGTAACTCCCTTAGAAGCTGGCTTAGGGTGGCTGGTGCATCTAGACAGCAAAGGCGACTTTATGGGACGCCCGATTTTAGAACAGCAAAAAGCCGAGGGAATTCCTACCCGCCTAGTCGGGTTACAAATGCAGGGGCGTTATATTGCCCGTCACGGCTATCCGGTGATGTTAGATGGCAATATGGTAGGCGAAGTCACGAGCGGGACTCTCTCGCCGACGCTAGGCTATCCCATTGCTTTAGCCTATGTGCCAACTCACCTCGCTAAAGTGGGACAGCAGTTAGGTGTTGAAATTCGGGGTAAAGTTCATTCCGCCGAAGTGGTCAAAAAACCCTTCTATAAAGCGAATACCCAATAA
- the thrC gene encoding threonine synthase — protein sequence MRPIWPGLIEAYRPYLPVTEATPVVTLLEGNTPLIPAPAISDRIGRQVKVYVKYDGLNPTGSFKDRGMTMAVTKAKEAGANAVICASTGNTSAAAAAYAKRGGMKAFVLIPDGYVALGKLAQALLYGAEVLAIKGNFDQALEIVRELSDNYPIALVNSVNPYRLEGQKTAAFEVVDALGDAPDWLCIPVGNAGNITAYWMGFCQYHQEQKCSKLPKMMGFQAAGAAPIVLGQPVAHPETLATAIRIGNPASWEKAIAAQQASLGQFNAVTDDEILDAYRLLAASEGVFCEPASAASVAGLLKVKDQVPTGATVVCVLTGNGLKDPDTAIKHSNNQFKPGIEPTLASVAEAMGF from the coding sequence ATGCGACCCATTTGGCCCGGTCTAATTGAAGCCTATCGCCCCTATTTGCCTGTCACTGAAGCCACCCCGGTTGTGACGTTACTTGAAGGCAATACTCCGTTAATTCCAGCCCCTGCGATTAGCGATCGCATCGGTCGCCAAGTTAAAGTCTACGTTAAATACGACGGACTCAACCCCACAGGCAGCTTTAAAGACCGAGGCATGACGATGGCTGTCACCAAAGCCAAGGAAGCCGGAGCCAATGCCGTTATCTGTGCCAGCACGGGGAACACTTCAGCCGCCGCCGCCGCCTATGCCAAACGGGGCGGAATGAAAGCTTTTGTGCTGATTCCCGATGGTTACGTCGCCCTCGGCAAACTCGCCCAAGCCCTCCTCTACGGCGCGGAAGTGTTAGCCATTAAAGGCAATTTTGACCAAGCCTTAGAAATTGTCCGCGAACTCTCGGATAACTATCCCATCGCCCTCGTCAACTCCGTTAACCCCTACCGTCTCGAAGGTCAAAAAACCGCCGCATTTGAGGTTGTAGACGCCCTAGGCGATGCTCCAGACTGGTTGTGTATCCCCGTAGGCAATGCGGGCAATATCACCGCTTACTGGATGGGATTCTGTCAGTATCATCAAGAACAGAAATGTTCTAAGCTCCCGAAGATGATGGGATTTCAAGCGGCAGGTGCTGCGCCGATTGTTTTGGGTCAACCCGTGGCTCACCCCGAAACCCTCGCCACCGCCATTCGGATCGGCAACCCGGCGAGTTGGGAGAAAGCGATCGCAGCCCAACAAGCCAGCCTTGGGCAATTTAACGCCGTCACCGACGATGAAATCCTCGACGCCTATCGCCTCCTCGCGGCCAGTGAAGGCGTCTTCTGCGAACCTGCTAGCGCTGCCTCAGTAGCCGGTTTGCTCAAAGTCAAAGACCAAGTTCCCACAGGCGCAACCGTCGTGTGCGTCCTCACCGGAAACGGTCTTAAAGACCCCGACACCGCCATTAAACACAGCAATAATCAATTTAAACCCGGAATCGAGCCAACCTTGGCATCGGTTGCCGAAGCAATGGGATTTTGA